A window of Nitratireductor kimnyeongensis genomic DNA:
CCACCATCACCATCCGCGATGAGCTGAAGCCAGCGAAGCGCCCTGCCCTTGGGCTTTGACCCAAAACCCGAATTTCGAAGCCCTTACGCGTCTTGCGCAGGATGAACCAGAGCACGAGAGCGGCCAGAATGGCAAAAACGATACCCCAATTTGCCCTCCCGGCCGACGGCATAAGCTCCGGCAGGATGGCAAAGGCATGAAAATCGCGCGTTTCGGGAAAGTTCATCCCGCCCGGATCGCGCCATGGCCCGCGCACGATCCAGTCCAGAAAGAGCTGCGCCACATAGACCAGCATGAGACTGGTCAGGATTTCATTGGTGTTGAAGCGCGCTTTCAGGAAGGCAGGCACGGCTGCGTAGGCCGCACCGCCCGCCACCCCCATGACAAGCATCAGCGGAAGAACGAGCCACGTCTGAAAGTCGGGAAACACAACAGGCAGCATACTGCCGGCAACTGCGCCTGCGATGAACTGCCCTTCGGCACCGATGTTCCAATTGTTTGACAGGAAGCAGACCGACAGGCCGACAGCGATCAGGATCAGCGGTGCCGCCTTGATCGTGAGCTCATGGAGGGACCATGTCTCGCGCAGCGGATCGATAAAATAATAATACAGCGCATCGAGCGGATTTTTGCCCAGTATGGAAAACATGATCGCACCGGCAACCATGGTGAGAGCCAGTGCAATCAAGGGAGAGATAGCGCTGAACAAAACGGAGTGCTGCGGGCGCTTGACGAGTTCCAGGCGCATCATGCGGTCTCCGTGTTTTCGGAAAGGCCAGAGCGTTCAGGCTCGGCACCGCCCATCAGCAGGCCGATCTTTTCAAAACTTGCCTCGGCAATCGGCATCGGAGCCGACAGACGCCCATCATGCATGACGGCAATGCTATCGCAGATCTCGAACAGTTCATCGAGGTCCTGAGAAATGACCAGCACCGCCGAGCCCGAACGCGCCAGATCGATCAAGGCCTGCCTGATGCGAGCGGCCGCTCCGGCATCCACGCCCCATGTAGGCTGGTTCACGACGATGACGGCAGGCTGACGATCAAGTTCGCGGCCAATGATGAATTTCTGCAGATTGCCGCCGGACAGCGCCGAAGCCTCGGGATCCTCCCCGCTTTTCCGGACATCCATAGCCTTGACGATACGGGCGGCAGCCTTTGCCAACGCGCTCGACCGTACGGTGCCGAACATGCCGACGAGCGCGCGTTTATCGGTGACGTGGCGCGACAGAAACAGGTTTTCAGAAAGTCGCATCTGCGGTGCAGCGCCATGGCCAAGCCGTTCCTCCGGTACAAAGGCCGCGCCAAGCAAGCGGCGACCGGAAATGCCAAGTCGACCGGCGTCCCTGCCGCGAATGCGAATGGCACCAGCCTTGTCTTGCAAGACCTCGCCGGATAGAGCCTCGAACAATTCCCCCTGCCCGTTGCCAGCGACGCCCGCAATGCCCATAACCGCGCCGGAACGGACTTCGAGACCGACGCCTCGCAGCGGCATCGCGAACGGGTTCGCGGCTGGCCGATTGAGCGCCTGGACTTCCAGAAGCGTCTCACCCTGGTTATCGGCGTGCCCTGTTCGCCGAACTGTATCGACATCGTCCCCGACCATCATTTTGGCGAGTGAGGCGGCGGTTTCCTGTCTGGGGTCGCAATGCGACACCACCTTGCCATGACGCAGTACGGTCGCGCGGTCGCAAAGCCGCTTCACCTCTTCAAGCCGGTGAGAGATGTACAGGATCGACTTGCCCTCATCCCGCAGGGTCTCCAGCGTCTCAAAGAGCCTGTCCGCCTCCTGCGGGGTAAGAACCGAGGTGGGCTCATCGAGAATGATCAGATCGGGTTTTTGCAGCAGGCAGCGGATGATCTCGATACGCTGGCGCTCTCCGACCGAAAGATCGCCCACATGCGCAAAGGGATCGAGCGGCAGGCCATATGCCTTGGAGAGCTCGCGCGCACGCTCCGCCACTTGCAGAATGGGCGTTCTGTCGTCCAGTGACAGCATGATGTTTTCAGCTGCCGTCAGCGCCTCGAACAGCGAGAAATGCTGGAACACCATGCCAATGCCGAGACGTCGCGCCTCACCTGGCGACTGGATGGATACCGGCTTTCCCTTCCAGCGGATTTCACCGGCGGCTGGTTCCAGTGCACCGAACAGCATTTTGACCAGTGTGGATTTGCCGGCACCGTTCTCGCCGAGAAGCGCATGAATTTCGCCTTTGCCGATCGAAAGATCGATCGCATCGCAGGCTCTCAACGCACCGAATATTTTTGTCAGCCCGCGAACTTCGAGAAGCTCGCCGCCCTTGCCTTCGTGTGTTTGATCCACGCCGGCTCCCATTTCGGACATTATTGTTTTGTTCCCAACTCGATCATAGGCAGACGGCTTTGCAGCTTATTAGAGCCGCATTGCTTGAAACAGATTCAAATGCGACTGCCCTATTACCCTTTACGCCCTTTGCCCAGATTCGGCCAAGTCTGCATGATTCCGCCAATGACAAAAAGGTAGACCCCGGTTGCTGCAATACCAATTCGGACGAGCGGATCGGCATCGAGGTTCTGAACCAGTCCGATAATCCCCAAACCGCACCAGGCGAAAAAAACCGAAAGATTGAGTGCGCGCAGGCGCTGCACACGGACAGGATGGAGAAAGAACACCGGCAGGAAGGTCGTGACGGCCGAAATCAGCACCACAGCGAACGCGACATATTCCCCGGGCTCCACCACGAACAGGGTGAAAACCACCATGTTCCAAACAACGGGAAATCCCTTGAAGAAATTTTCCCGCGTCTTCATGCCCGTGTCGGCATAATAGATCGCGCTTGTGACAACGATGATCGCCGCCGACAGGAAGGATAGCCCCTCGCCCATGAAGCCGCTCTGGTACAGCGCGAAGGCTGGAATAAGCACGTAAGTAACGTAATCGATGATGTTGTCGAGCATATCGCCCGACCAGGTGGGCAGAACCTGCTTCACATCGAGCTTGCGCGCGATCGGCCCATCGATCCCGTCGACAAAAAGAGCGAAACCAAGCCACCAGAACATGGCAACCCATCGCTCCTCGCTGGCCGCGACCAGTGAGAGAAACGCTAGAAAAGACCCGGACGCCGTCAAGAGATGAACGGAAAACGCCTTGGCCTGCGGGGCGGTTACTTTTCTGGTTTTCATGCTCTGAGCCTAGGGTCCGCGCCAATCGAGCGGACAGATTTCTGCCGAACGCCCGGCAAAATTCCAGTTGCGACCGAAGGCGCGCATGCGGCTTTTTTCAGAACGCGCAACCGTGATTTCCGGCGCGATCCAATATTGCGAATTGGTTATGACCGTGTCGCTGTCGGCATCCTTGCCGGCGATGGGCGTGATGGCCCCGTCGATGATTTTCGGGATCTGAAAGATGCGGGTCTTTCCATCGGTTTCATAGTGAACCGGCGCACGCTGGATACCCAGAAACTGGCCGACGAGAATGGAAAGGAGGCCGGTTGTTCCGCCTGCCTTGCCGGAAAATATCTTGCCGATCGCCTTTTCCGCATAGATCGAGGCTCGTTCATCCAGGAAAATGCCGGCAGTCCAGTTGCCGCGACTCATATAGCCGGGAATTTCCATCACCAGACCGATATTGATGCCGGAAAGGTCCGTTTCGCCGTAATGCCCCTGATCGATCCGGAAACCGGCCCAGGTCTGGCAATACCCCTCCGTAGGAGGATGATTGCCCAGCGAAAGCACGCAGGGGCAAAACACGGTGCAATTGCAAGACAGCACCAGTTCGCCCTTCAGCGCCCAGTCTTTCTTTCCCATGGCGTCTGCCCCTCTTCTAGAAAGAGATTACAAGAAGCGCGAATGCCCACACAAGCAGAAGCGCGCCCGAAATGCGTGTGAAAACGCGACTATGACCAGTTTTTTCCACCATGGTGAAGACGCCCAGAAGCGCCATCCAGAACACATTCATGATGCCGACGGCGAACATCACGAACATCAACGCCCAGCAACAGCCAAGGCACCACGCCCCCTGTTCAATCCCCAGGCGATAGACTGATATAGGCCGTGTGCTCCAGCGTCCGAACAGTGTGGCAAAGGGATTGCGGCATTTGACGAGGCAGGCCTCTTTCAGGCCGGAGAACTGGTAGAGACCGGCAATGGCCAGCACTGCCGCCCCGGCCGGTCCGGTCCAGGGAGAGAAAAGCATATCGCCAGGCAACATCCGCGAAAATACAAGAGACGCGCCTGCAAAACCGAGTGAGGCGGAAAACCACGCAGAGAGGTACCCTGCCACGAGCACAGCTGGGTGCACCACACGTTCGCCCTTGCGCACCGCCGTATCGGCAATCTCGCAATATGTCCGCAGCAGCGGGCCGGACGACGGCAGCATCATGGCCAGTGCCATCAAAAACCACATAAACGCCAGAAGGATGAAGGCCGACAAATTGCTGCCGGCACCGACCGGAGCAAGGCACAGGGCAAGAAGCGCCTCGAAGGATGCCGGAAGCGCCGTGTCGGGAAATTGTTGAAGCCAGACCGAACCCGGTCCGGCGGCACGTGGATCGACCACGGCGGTCCTCACCCCCATTACCACGAGACAGAGCCATGACATGGCAATCGCCAGAACAAGCGCACCGAGAGAGAGCGGATAGGCCAGGCGCACGGTCTGATACACGGCGCGTCGGGAACCGGTCAGTGCGGTCAGGTCTTGATGTTCGCTGCTCACATCGCCCTCTTGAAACTGACTGGGGTCTTTCGCCGCGTTGAAGCTTGCGCCGACCCACCCCATCATGACAAAGACAGGGACGGTCCTGTCGATCAAGACAGAAACAGAAATGGATGAAAAGCCGTGAACGATCGTGACCGCAAAATTGTCGTTGCTGGAACAGGCCCGGCCGGCCTGATCGCGGCGCTTTTGCTCGCTCATCACGGCCACGCAGTAACGCTGGTCGGCCCGGTTCCGGAGGGACGGGACCGGAGAACCGTCGCACTCATGCGCCCATCGCTCGAGGCGATCAATCCGCTCGGTGTGCTACCAACGCTTCTGCCCGAAACCGCACCGCTGAAAACGATGCGCCTTGTGGATGCAACAGGACGTCTGGTGCGCAGCCCGACGGTGACGTTTCACGCCGGAGAGATCGGTGAAGACTATTTCGGCCTGAACATCCCCAATGCAAGACTGACGGAAGAGCTTGCAAGAGCGGCGAAAGCCGCGCCACTGATCGAATGGCACGAAGGCCTTGTCGAAACTTGGGCCTGCGAAAGCGACCGCATGACCGCCACGCTCGCCAATGGCGTGCGGATCAAAGCAAAAATTGTGGTTGCGGCTGACGGTCGTAATTCGCCGGCGCGCGCGGCTGCCGGTATCTCTGCAAAAACACGCACCCTGCCGCAGGCAGCGCTCGTTTTGAATTTCAAACATGCCCGTGAACACGGCTTCGTTTCAACGGAGCTGCACACCAAGA
This region includes:
- a CDS encoding ABC transporter permease — its product is MRLELVKRPQHSVLFSAISPLIALALTMVAGAIMFSILGKNPLDALYYYFIDPLRETWSLHELTIKAAPLILIAVGLSVCFLSNNWNIGAEGQFIAGAVAGSMLPVVFPDFQTWLVLPLMLVMGVAGGAAYAAVPAFLKARFNTNEILTSLMLVYVAQLFLDWIVRGPWRDPGGMNFPETRDFHAFAILPELMPSAGRANWGIVFAILAALVLWFILRKTRKGFEIRVLGQSPRAGRFAGFSSSRMVMVAFLISGGLAGLAGISEVAGAIGQLQPSISPGYGFTAIIVAFLGRLNPLGIVAAGFVLALSYLGGEAAQISLGLSDKAARAFQGMLLFFVLGCDTLIHYKIRLAGRSVRGGEATKNA
- a CDS encoding ABC transporter ATP-binding protein, with amino-acid sequence MGAGVDQTHEGKGGELLEVRGLTKIFGALRACDAIDLSIGKGEIHALLGENGAGKSTLVKMLFGALEPAAGEIRWKGKPVSIQSPGEARRLGIGMVFQHFSLFEALTAAENIMLSLDDRTPILQVAERARELSKAYGLPLDPFAHVGDLSVGERQRIEIIRCLLQKPDLIILDEPTSVLTPQEADRLFETLETLRDEGKSILYISHRLEEVKRLCDRATVLRHGKVVSHCDPRQETAASLAKMMVGDDVDTVRRTGHADNQGETLLEVQALNRPAANPFAMPLRGVGLEVRSGAVMGIAGVAGNGQGELFEALSGEVLQDKAGAIRIRGRDAGRLGISGRRLLGAAFVPEERLGHGAAPQMRLSENLFLSRHVTDKRALVGMFGTVRSSALAKAAARIVKAMDVRKSGEDPEASALSGGNLQKFIIGRELDRQPAVIVVNQPTWGVDAGAAARIRQALIDLARSGSAVLVISQDLDELFEICDSIAVMHDGRLSAPMPIAEASFEKIGLLMGGAEPERSGLSENTETA
- the pcsA gene encoding phosphatidylcholine synthase, encoding MKTRKVTAPQAKAFSVHLLTASGSFLAFLSLVAASEERWVAMFWWLGFALFVDGIDGPIARKLDVKQVLPTWSGDMLDNIIDYVTYVLIPAFALYQSGFMGEGLSFLSAAIIVVTSAIYYADTGMKTRENFFKGFPVVWNMVVFTLFVVEPGEYVAFAVVLISAVTTFLPVFFLHPVRVQRLRALNLSVFFAWCGLGIIGLVQNLDADPLVRIGIAATGVYLFVIGGIMQTWPNLGKGRKG
- a CDS encoding DUF1326 domain-containing protein; amino-acid sequence: MGKKDWALKGELVLSCNCTVFCPCVLSLGNHPPTEGYCQTWAGFRIDQGHYGETDLSGINIGLVMEIPGYMSRGNWTAGIFLDERASIYAEKAIGKIFSGKAGGTTGLLSILVGQFLGIQRAPVHYETDGKTRIFQIPKIIDGAITPIAGKDADSDTVITNSQYWIAPEITVARSEKSRMRAFGRNWNFAGRSAEICPLDWRGP
- a CDS encoding DUF2182 domain-containing protein, translated to MSSEHQDLTALTGSRRAVYQTVRLAYPLSLGALVLAIAMSWLCLVVMGVRTAVVDPRAAGPGSVWLQQFPDTALPASFEALLALCLAPVGAGSNLSAFILLAFMWFLMALAMMLPSSGPLLRTYCEIADTAVRKGERVVHPAVLVAGYLSAWFSASLGFAGASLVFSRMLPGDMLFSPWTGPAGAAVLAIAGLYQFSGLKEACLVKCRNPFATLFGRWSTRPISVYRLGIEQGAWCLGCCWALMFVMFAVGIMNVFWMALLGVFTMVEKTGHSRVFTRISGALLLVWAFALLVISF
- a CDS encoding UbiH/UbiF family hydroxylase, translating into MNDRDRKIVVAGTGPAGLIAALLLAHHGHAVTLVGPVPEGRDRRTVALMRPSLEAINPLGVLPTLLPETAPLKTMRLVDATGRLVRSPTVTFHAGEIGEDYFGLNIPNARLTEELARAAKAAPLIEWHEGLVETWACESDRMTATLANGVRIKAKIVVAADGRNSPARAAAGISAKTRTLPQAALVLNFKHAREHGFVSTELHTKSGPCTQVPLPGMRSSLVWVLHPEEAERMNSLGDEELSMRVEERFSSMLGRVTVEPGRQIYPLSTLMPSRFAQNRVALVGEAAHVFPPISAQGLNLGIRDVEDLVAVANAFAEDPGSTNAVSRYHATRRPDVLARSNSVNLLNASLLSGFFPAQIARSAGLSVIGSIPPLRALFMREGMRPGSGFSELLPLRGKGPAAESRS